A region of Culicoides brevitarsis isolate CSIRO-B50_1 chromosome 1, AGI_CSIRO_Cbre_v1, whole genome shotgun sequence DNA encodes the following proteins:
- the LOC134836689 gene encoding protein patched homolog 3-like, which yields MGGIGAKCTKYKRWWRTQIADGFYRLGYFVAVHPWKTIICSLLVTAVCGIGLLRFHNEKDLLLLYVPKSHSFFTDTQWLINKYGVFEREENVLVEAPDVLTPEVLRNLLEIHQELMDIEARDSQGHPVRFRDLCYKVPVITSLHLEFDDDDECQSVNNNQKNFCQMLTKIPSDCLQESLLEIFTFTDIPSTKEEILEVLNDVKVSPYSGMQKNFAEYLGGVQRNASGMIISATSILSSYKIFGNYSEMNPDKVFADSGLGSWASEQMMSWEKEFLQTMEYVQGNMSTENFKIFYQAYRSYGDLTTAVTFQEFDKYIAGIFLMFVYLQFVISKYSWVEFRFWLATMGLLGVAMSYVAGCGICSLLGIPYGPIQSALPFLLMGLGVDDMFVIMACWRKQEQTLVEKPLEERMGHMLMTAGASITITSITDIMAFIVGGLAAMPILQSFCLYSAISIFIMYMFVITFFVAVFTLDEKRVMENRNGFIPCIKHGDKSSQLCMDKNLMQQFLTVIYSKFILTKIGKAIIIIATIAFTAFNFMGLLQLKFRFDPTHHVPENTHLSEYMQEVQKNYPSLGSDAAIIIGKINYTQEMPKVIKLAERINHTNFIHQIDSWPLDFKRFVDIHYPKLDIENLTDEEWRTFLYQFLMCHMGGKHNRYFKFEYDSACGDPMADVIVSQIAFRFNNFKNPEEFLPAKRQLTDLLDEIDFQSGDGYSTIWGKRLLMWVPDEVVKAEITRNIVLALVGVMACTAVIIANFSVCFWIFVVVLLTLINVAGTMHHTGLILDMVTYIALQLSIGLCVDYAAHIGHTFLTLDQGTRNERALNTVLSIGTAVIYGGVSTFVALSMLSFAKTYSYRAFFQVNGLIIFFGLFHGVVLLPVILSICAPNDKQKDATDEETTSMNNIAHTKDHITIFRNGSVRAANGKVKNGFSNGSTPMEETTKLNQDL from the exons ATGGGAGGAATAGGtgcaaaatgtacaaaatacaaaagatgGTGGCGAACGCAGATAGCTGATGGATTTTACAG ATTGGGCTATTTCGTCGCTGTGCATCCATGGAAAACGATAATTTGCTCATTACTTGTGACAGCGGTGTGTGGCATCGGTTTATTGCGATTTCACAACGAGAAAGACCTGCTACTGCTGTACGTACCAAAAAGTCATTCCTTTTTCACGGACACCCAATGGCTCATTAACAAGTACGGGGTGTTTGAGCGCGAAGAGAACGTTTTAGTGGAAGCGCCTGACGTCTTAACGCCCGAAGTGCTGCGGAATTTACTGGAAATTCATCAAGAACTGATGGATATCGAAGCGAGAGACTCGCAGGGACATCCCGTGCGTTTTCGCGATTTGTGTTACAAAGTGCCCGTTATTACGAGTTTACATTTAGAatttgacgacgacgacgagtgtCAGAGCGTGAACAATAATCAGAAGAATTTTTGTCAGATGTTAACGAAAATCCCATCGGATTGTCTGCAGGAGTCTCTGCTCGAGATTTTTACCTTTACGGATATTCCGTCGACCAAGGAGGAGATCCTTGAAGTACTGAATGACGTAAAAGTCAGTCCTTATTCGGGGATGCAGAAAAATTTCGCCGAATATCTCGGCGGAGTGCAGCGAAATGCCTCAGGAATGATAATTTCCGCTACTTCCATCTTGAGTTCCTACAAAATATTCGGAAATTATTCCGAAATGAACCCCGATAAGGTATTTGCGGACAGCGGACTCGGAAGTTGGGCCTCCGAACAGATGATGTCATGGGAAAAGGAGTTCCTGCAAACCATGGAATACGTACAAGGGAACATGTCgacggaaaattttaaaattttttatcaggcATATCGGAGTTATGGCGATTTAACGACCGCCGTGACGTTTCAAGAGTTCGATAAATATATTGCGGGCATCTTTTTGATGTTCGTGTACCTGCAATTTGTGATATCCAAGTACAGTTGGGTCGAATTTCGATTTTGGCTTGCCACAATGGGATTACTGGGTGTTGCCATGTCATACGTAGCTGGATGCGGCATTTGTTCTCTCTTGGGCATTCCGTATGGACCGATCCAATCGGCGCTTCCTTTCCTTTTGATGGGTTTGGGAGTCGATGATATGTTTGTCATTATGGCATGTTGGCGAAAGCAGGAACAAACTCTCGTGGAAAAGCCCTTGGAGGAGCGGATGGGACACATGCTCATGACAGCAGGCGCTAGCATCACAATTACATCAATTACGGACATCATGGCGTTCATCGTAGGAGGATTAGCG gcGATGCCAATTTTACAATCATTTTGCTTATATAGTGCAATTTCGATATTCATCATGTACATGTTTGTgatcacattttttgttgctgtcTTTACTCTCGACGAGAAACGTGTCATGGAAAACCGAAATGGATTCATACCGTGCATCAAGCATGGCGATAAGTCGAGTCAGTTGTGCATGGACAAGAATTTGatgcaacaatttttaacagttatctattcgaaatttattctaacaaaaataggaaaa gcAATAATTATCATCGCAACAATAGCGTTTACTGCCTTTAACTTTATGGGATTACTTCAGCTAAAATTTCGCTTTGATCCCACCCATCACGTGCCCGAAAACACACATCTGTCCGAATACATGCAggaagtgcaaaaaaattacccaAGTTTGGGCTCAGATGCAGCAATAATcataggaaaaattaattatactcAGGAAATGCCAAAAGTAATTAAACTCGCGGAACGCATCAACCACACAAACTTCATTCATCAAATTGACTCGTGGCCATTAGACTTTAAGCGATTTGTGGATATTCATTACCCGAAATTAg atattgaaaatttgaccgACGAGGAATGGCGAacatttttgtatcaatttctCATGTGTCACATGGGCGGCAAACACAATCGATATTTCAAGTTTGAGTATGACTCGGCATGCGGCGATCCCATGGCGGATGTCATTGTCTCGCAAATCGCCTTTCGTTTCAACAATTTCAAGAATCCCGAGGAATTTTTGCCGGCAAAGCGACAACTGACCGATTTGCTGGATGAGATTGACTTTCAGAGCGGCGACGGTTACAGCACAATATGGGGCAAGCGACTCTTGATGTGGGTGCCCGACGAAGTTGTAAAGGCAGAAATTACGAGAAATATTGTGTTGGCACTTGTTGGCGTGATGGCATGCACCGCTGTCATTATCGCGAATTTCAGTGTCTGTTTCTGGATTTTTGTCGTCGTACTTTTGACATTG ATAAATGTTGCGGGCACGATGCATCATACTGGACTGATACTTGACATGGTGACATATATCGCGCTTCAGTTGTCCATCGGATTATGTGTCGATTATGCAG CTCATATTGGTCATACATTCCTCACACTGGATCAAGGAACGCGCAACGAACGTGCTCTTAATACAGTTTTAAGCATCGGTACTGCTGTCATTTACGGCGGCGTTTCAACATTTGTGGCTCTTTCCATGCTATCTTTCGCCAAAACTTACTCGTATCGCGCCTTTTTCCAAGTTAACGGGCTCATTATCTTCTTCGGGCTCTTCCATGGTGTCGTTTTACTCCCCGTTATTCTCAGTATTTGTGCTCCGAATGACAAACAAAAGGATGCAACTGACGAAGAGACAACCAGCATGAACAACATTGCTCACACGAAGGATCATATCACGATTTTCCGCAATGGATCGGTGCGAGCAGCGAacggaaaagtgaaaaatggaTTCAGTAACGGAAGTACCCCGATGGAAGAAACGACGAAACTGAACCAAGATCTTTGA
- the LOC134828547 gene encoding putative inorganic phosphate cotransporter, giving the protein MSSIYDEVSESDEGPAFTAARPINDGASDSESDNSPLIHSHEEEKEIDGKFPKARQILGLMGFLGFANVYAMRVNLSVAIVAMVNNTNSDIPDFDNNTDVCPLPPFSNSTIPDKNGEFNWDEATQGIILGSFFYGYVLTQVPGGRFSERFGGKLVYGYGVLITALFTFLTPIAAQINIPCLVIVRVLEGMGEGVTFPSMHAMLSRWIPPMERSRFGAYVYAGANFGTIISLPLSGWLCSLDFMGGWPLAFYIFGGLGIVWWIFWMVLVYDEPKKHPRISPEERRYIEVACKTKDQDRDNDDYVPWKGIFTSVPVWALLITQCGQSWAFYTVLTEIPTYMANILHFPIQQNAVLSALPYLTSWIFAILSSNFADWLLRRQHVSQLTSYKIWNAVASIVPAVGLLFVGYVGCDKVLVMFMLAGLGAAYGGVYSGNQMNHMALSPRHAGTLYGITNAAANTCGFLAPYVIGGLIRGRENLTQWREVFYLAAVLDISGSLIYLLFASAEQQPWSTVRGSRLSRN; this is encoded by the exons ATGAGCTCAATTTACGATGAGGTGTCAGAATCAGATGAGGGACCCGCTTTCACAGCTGCGAGACCAATAAACGACGGTGCCTCCGACTCCGAAAGTGACAACTCGCCTCTCATCCATTCACACGAAGAGGAAAAAG AAATCGATGGGAAATTTCCGAAAGCTCGACAAATCTTGGGTCTCATGGGCTTTCTGGGATTCGCAAATGTCTATGCGATGCGCGTGAATTTGAGTGTTGCAATTGTGGCGATGGTTAATAACACAAATTCCGACATCCCGGATTTCGATAACAACACAGACGTTTGCCCATTGCCTCCGTTTTCGAATTCAACGATACCAGAT aaaaatggCGAATTCAATTGGGATGAAGCAACGCAAGGAATAATTTTGGGATCTTTTTTCTATGGTTACGTACTGACACAAGTCCCCGGAGGACGATTTTCCGAAAGATTCGGCGGAAAGTTGGTTTATGGCTATGGAGTACTTATTACGGcactttttacctttttgacTCCGATTGCGGCGCAAATTAATATTCCGTGTTTAGTGATAGTTCGGGTGCTCGAGGGCATGGGAGAAGGCGTGACGTTTCCCTCGATGCATGCGATGCTCAGTCGATGGATTCCGCCGATGGAGAGATCGAGATTTGGGGCGTATGTTTATGCGGGGGCGAATTTCGGGACGATTATTTCGCTTCCGTTGTCGGGATGGCTGTGTTCCCTTGATTTTATGGGAGGATGGCCTTtagctttttatatttttggcgGATTGGGAATTgtttg gTGGatattttggatggttctaGTGTATGACGAGCCGAAAAAACATCCTCGTATATCGCCAGAGGAACGAAGATATATCGAAGTTGCCTGTAAAACAAAAGATCAAGATCGTGACAACGATGATTACGTACCGTGGAAAGGAATTTTCACTTCTGTACCTGTTTGGGCATT actaaTTACACAATGCGGACAGTCATGGGCATTCTACACCGTTTTGACCGAAATTCCAACGTACATGGCAAACATATTGCATTTCCCGATTCAGCAAAATGCAGTTTTGTCGGCGTTACCTTACCTCACATCGTGGATTTTCGCAATTTTAAGCTCCAATTTTGCCGATTGGTTACTCAGACGGCAACACGTGAGTCAATTAACGTCGTACAAAATTTGGAATGCCGTTGCTTCAATAGTGCCTGCCGTTGGATTGTTATT tgttgGATATGTCGGATGTGACAAAGTACTTGTAATGTTCATGTTAGCTGGATTAGGAGCAGCttatg gcggAGTGTATAGCGGAAATCAAATGAATCACATGGCGCTGAGTCCGAGACACGCTGGAACGTTGTACGGAATTACGAATGCTGCTGCGAATACTTGTGGTTTCTTAg ctccCTACGTCATTGGAGGCTTGATTCGAGGTCGCGAAAATCTCACACAATGGCGCGAAGTGTTCTACTTGGCTGCTGTTCTTGATATTTCCGGCAGTCTTATCTATCTCCTCTTTGCGAGTGCGGAACAACAACCTTGGAGTACGGTGCGAGGCAGTCGACTCAGTCGTAACTGA
- the LOC134836827 gene encoding patched domain-containing protein 3-like, with protein MSEDVKTKNNLSDRLPGQNLSYYVSRGIGKQFYRIGKCVSSHPWQTIIGAWTVVALCSLGFLRFYNERDPLKLWVPKESQFLKDTEWIMNRFEEGTRVQAVLITADDVLKPEVLQRALKVHRQITSFSITESNGTRFRFSDLCFKIPIIAEYTTSERKPKKPRNVKNDSAENFFSSKEEITTENPKPKKKKPSKPFEASVDLPSDFYCSLVESLPSGCLLENLLELWNFEDERLPQSKNEILGALNETVISPYSGHQMDYEHLLGGVTRDESGKIVAAKALLARYNLYVNFSQADSSKVGNMAGTEDWASESTMAWEKKFLNLISKMKKTLENNSTDNFKLYYAAGRSYGDISNETMFEDIDKLVFGIILMFIYMQLVLSRFSWTEIRIQLSSFGLMAVGMGFIAGCGICSLLGVSYGPVHTSLPFLLMGLGVDDIFVMMACWRKIQVTNADKSKEERFGLMLQHAGASITVTSITDIVAFLVGGLTILPSLQSFCIYAAVCILMTYCFVVTFFVAIFALDERRIEQRRNAFVPCVIHTEEQSKIWYQKNLMHTFLEYVYSNFILTKVGKILIIMSVICTTGLNIESLLHLRQKFDPSWFIPPNTYLGQYTNETRVYYPEMGSEVSILVGKINYTEDMSKLLELSRNVANQTDILHHIRAWPNDFQDFVMIHHQKNINNLTDVELRTYLSQFLYSQSGGRYQPNFRFEHPLKCGEPTPNVTVSQITFKFKKFYEREDYLPAQHKMEDLVKEANLSSGEGFSTVWGKVFGNWITDEIIDQEIYRNIGLALLGVMGCTMIVIVNVQVCFWIFVTVLLTLINVGGCMQRVGQTLDIVSCIALQLSVGLCVDYAAHIGHTFLTINEGNRTERALKTTLHIGAAVFYGGGSTILALSVLANSQAYTYRSFFRIFFLVIAFGLFHGVVLLPVILSVVGPRPYKKCEKPALKETEMEAISFIDRPEDMKDKVTNGYIPVNKISLGET; from the exons atgagtgAAGATGTGAAAACAAAGAATAATTTGTCAGATCGACTGCCGGGACAAAATTTGTCCTATTATGTCTCCAGAGGAATTGGCAAACAGTTttacag aattggaAAATGTGTTTCATCACATCCATGGCAGACGATTATTGGAGCTTGGACTGTGGTAGCTCTTTGCTCGCTTGGGTTTTTGCGATTTTATAATGAGCGTGACCCTTTGAAGTTGTGGGTGCCAAAAG AATCGCAATTTCTCAAAGACACAGAATGGATTATGAATCGCTTCGAAGAAGGTACGCGCGTACAAGCGGTTCTCATAACAGCTGATGACGTTCTCAAGCCGGAAGTGTTGCAAAGAGCGCTAAAAGTTCACCGACAAATTACGAGTTTTTCCATAACTGAGAGCAATGGAACGCGATTTCGGTTTAGTGACTTGtgtttcaa aattccaATAATTGCTGAATACACAACTTCGGAAAGGAAACCAAAAAAGCcaagaaatgtcaaaaacgATTCagccgaaaattttttcagttcaaaagAGGAAATTACAACTGAAAATCCGAaacctaaaaagaaaaaaccttCAAAGCCCTTCGAAGCGAGTGTTGATTTACCTTCGGATTTCTACTGTTCCCTCGTCGAATCCCTGCCATCGGGATGTTTACTCGAAAATTTGCTCGAATTATGGAATTTTGAGGACGAGAGACTTCCTCAAAGCAAAAATGAGATTCTTGGTGCGTTAAATGAGACCGTCATAAGTCCCTATTCGGGGCATCAAATGGACTACGAGCATCTTTTGGGCGGCGTGACACGCGATGAGAGCGGAAAAATTGTTGCTGCCAAAGCTTTGTTGGCTCGTTACAACTTGTATGTGAATTTTTCGCAAGCTGACTCGAGTAAAGTGGGAAATATGGCGGGAACGGAGGACTGGGCGAGCGAAAGTACGATGGCGTGGGAGAAAAAGTTCCTCAATTTGATctcaaaaatgaagaaaacgcTCGAAAACAACAGTACGGACAACTTTAAATTGTATTATGCCGCTGGAAGAAg ttacGGTGATATTAGTAACGAAACCATGTTCGAAGACATCGATAAATTAGTCTTTGGCATCATTCTTATGTTCATTTACATGCAATTAGTGCTCTCCAGATTCAGTTGGACCGAGATTCGg ATCCAATTAAGCTCTTTTGGTCTCATGGCAGTCGGAATGGGCTTCATTGCTGGTTGCGGAATCTGCTCCTTGCTCGGTGTTTCATATGGACCCGTTCACACATCTCTCCCATTCCTCCTTATGGGTCTCGGAGTTGACGATATCTTCGTCATGATGGCTTGTTGGCGCAAAATTCAAGTCACAAATGCCGATAAATCGAAGGAGGAACGCTTTGGCTTGATGCTTCAACACGCAGGTGCTTCAATTACCGTCACATCAATCACCGATATTGTTGCATTCTTAGTCGGTGGCCTTACT ATTTTGCCTTCTTTGCAATCGTTCTGTATTTATGCCGCTGTGTGTATTCTCATGACGTATTGCTTCGTCGTGACCTTTTTTGTTGCCATCTTTGCGCTGGATGAAAGACGAATCGAACAAAGGCGAAATGCTTTTGTGCCTTGTGTCATTCATACAGAGGAGCAAAGTAAGATTTGGTACCAGAAAAATTTGATGCACACATTTTTGGAGTACGTTTATTCGAATTTCATCTTGACCAAAGTCGGAAAG attttaataATCATGTCGGTTATTTGCACCACTGGACTTAACATCGAAAGTCTCTTACacttgagacaaaaatttgatccATCATG GTTTATCCCGCCAAACACATATTTAGGTCAATATACGAACGAAACTCGTGTTTATTACCCGGAAATGGGTTCAGAAGTCTCAATTTTggttggaaaaattaattataccgAAGATATGTCGAAATTGTTGGAGCTCTCGAGGAACGTCGCAAACCAAACTGACATCTTGCATCATATTCGAGCGTGGCCCAATGACTTTCAGGACTTTGTGATGATCcatcatcaaaaaa atattaataatttgacaGATGTTGAGTTGCGTACTTATCTCTCGCAATTTCTGTATAGTCAATCCGGAGGAAGATATCAGCCCAATTTTCGGTTCGAACATCCCTTGAAATGTGGCGAACCGACGCCAAATGTGACAGTTTCTCAAATTACgttcaaatttaagaaattttacgaGCGCGAGGATTATTTGCCGGCTCAACACAAGATGGAAGATTTAGTAAAAGAGGCGAATCTCAGTAGCGGCGAAGGATTTTCCACGGTTTGGGGCAAAGTTTTCGGAAATTGGATCACCGATGAGATTATCGATCAggaaatttatcgaaatatCGGTTTGGCGCTTTTGGGAGTCATGGGATGCACCATGATCGTGATTGTGAATGTCCAAGTGTGCTTCTGGATATTCGTTACGGTGCTTCTGACATTAATTAATGTCGGCGGTTGCATGCAACGAGTAGGCCAAACGCTAGATATCGTCTCGTGCATCGCTCTGCAACTCTCTGTGGGACTTTGCGTCGATTATGCGGCACACATTGGTCACACTTTTCTCACGATCAACGAAGGAAATCGCACCGAACGTGCCCTCAAGACGACTTTACATATCGGAGCTGCCGTTTTTTACGGAGGCGGCAGCACAATTTTAGCTCTCTCAGTATTAGCGAATTCGCAAGCGTACACGTATCGGTCatttttcaggattttctTCTTGGTTATTGCGTTCGGGTTGTTCCATGGCGTCGTTTTGCTGCCCGTGATTTTGAGTGTGGTTGGTCCGAGACCTTATAAAAAGTGTGAGAAGCCAGCGTTGAAGGAAACGGAAATGGAGGCGATTTCTTTCATCGATCGACCGGAAGACATGAAAGATAAAGTGACAAACGGATATATTccagttaataaaataagtttaggtgaaacttag